GCTCTCAGATTGCTAACCCCTTTGTTCGTGCCAGAATGTGGGGTGGCCGGGTCGCAATGGTTCCGGCCAAAAGGTGGTATCACCTCTTCAATAAACTGGACCCGGCGTTCACCGCGCAGATCACGGAGCCGGGCCAAATCACCTTCTTGCAGGTCGAGACGGACTCGCCCGCCGGGCACAACCCGACGACAACGAACGGCAACCCCGGTTACCTCGATCACCCCAACACGTTGACCAAGGTCTGGGAGCCGCTGTCGCGGGGCTTGGACGAAGCGTTCGTGTCACGAGGCTTGGCGATCGTCGAGCAAGCCGCTAAACCGCCGAAGCGCCGGGCGCTGCTGGTCGGCATCAACGACTACCCCGATCCTGCCCACAAACTCAACGGCTGCGTAAATGACGTGTATTCGGTAAGCGCCCTCCTTCAGCAAAACGGATTCTTGCCTGAGGACATCACCGTTCTCATCGACCGGCGTGCCACCAAGGACGCGATCATCGACCGCCTAACGTGGCTTTTGTCGCACGCCGACGATCAGGCAGAGCGGGTCTTCTACTATAGCGGGCACGGGCTGCAAATCCCGGGCCGTGGTCCGAACGGGCTGATCGACCACGTCGAGGACGGGATTGTACCCGTCGATTTTGACTGGCAAAAGCTCAACGCCATCACCGATCGAGACCTTTTCGATTTGTACACCCAGCTTCCGCCGACGGCCAGGTTTCTTGCCATCTTCGACACCTGCTTTTCCGGCGGCCTGATCCAGGGCCAGCGAGGTTCAGTCCGAAACGTGCCTGCCCCCGAGGAGATCCGCCATGGGTTGCAGCAAGGGAATCGGAAGGGGCGGCATTGGGAGCCGCGGCGGCTGAAGCCGCTGCTTCCGGACTTCGACGAGCAAGAGCAGCAAACCTACACGGGATTGAATGGCTACACCTATAAATTAGGAAGGGCGGTACCGCTGAGGAGGGTTGCGAAAGCCAGGTACAAAGAGCTCACCCAGCTGCGGCAACACGTAGGTCCCTACCTGCCTGTGGATATAGAGGCCTGCAAGGATGATCAACAATCTTATGAATATGCCGATGGGGGCGTAACGCACGGGGCATTTACTTTTGCGCTCGCGAGCGCGTTCGAAAAGCCGAGCGTGCTTAGCTTCCACGAGTTGGAACGCCGGATCGCCAAGCGCCTGAAACAGCTGGGGATTAATCAGCAACCGCAGATTGCCGGGCCAAAGCACATTTTAGATCATCCCATTGCCAACTGGGACCAGGGAGGGGGTCAGGATGGCGCCGGAGCCACCGGTCCCTCCGAGGAAACCGGCGGCCCGCTTGCTGGCTCAAGCGCGTCTGACGCCCGTTCTCAGGGCGGTTGAGCCGGTCCTTGCGCAGGAGGGGCAGCCCCGCAGGGGGGATAATGGTCAACTCGGCAGCGACCAAGCCAGCGGGGCAATCAGGAACCAGATGCCCGATTGGGGCAACACGCCCGGCTCGGGGAAAATCACGTTTTTCCCCGAACCGATACCCATCCCCTGCCCGGCTACAGCTCGATCGGGCGCCAAGGGAGGCCGTGGAACAAATAGCGAGTCCCCGAGCGGCTTTATGCCGCAAGGCCGACCTTGCGCCCATCGAGCCGAGCGGGCCTCGCCTTCCTGGATGCCGCAGCCTCTGCAAATGTCGATCCGATCGCGGCGCGCCTGGGTTGTCCCTACCTCCAGAGGTGATTGATGATGGTGACCACGAACAGCATGAAGGCCATACCGCTCAAGACGATGGCCATTTGGGCCAGCACCATGATCACAAACCAGTTTTTGAGTAGGCCCCATTGCTCGGCCAAGCGTTTGTCGACGTAATCGCTAAGGCCGGCGGCTTGGTCCTCGGTAAAACCGGCGGCTCTGAGTTTTTCGCGGGCGTCGAGTTTCTCGCGGGTTGCGGTGGTGGTCATGGCGGCTGCTCCCCTTTAAGATGGCAGAAAGGGACCAGACCGCCAACTACGGTGCGGCGCGTCCCTTTGACTTCAGCTGCTTTGTTTGGAGTAAATGGGTCCGCCGGCCTGGCGAGTTCGAACCTTTGGGGTTGGATGTTCCGCCCCCTTTGTTGGCGGTGGGCCGGGGCGCGTCGACCTGTCCTGGAGGACCAGGCACACGGCAGGGTAGGGGAGCGCCGGTTGCCTTTTCCCTTACCGGCGCAAGGCCGGCATCCGGATACGGGGCGTGACGGAGGCAATGCCAACCGCCTATGAGGGCCGGCTTGCCCGCTTGGAGCTCGTCAGAGGCGGCTCGTCAATCACCCCTTTTTCGGGTATTGGTCACCCCCAACCCACAAAGGCCCGTGGACCCGTTAGCGGATCGGTTGGACGGGAGGCAGCGGCTCAGGCGAACATGAGCTTTATCCGGGCGCCCATCTGCGGCCCCGATCCATAGCCTTTATTGGCCAGAAGCGCCCGCCCCGCGCGCATGCTCAATGATGAGGTCCGCCGCACGACTGACGCCCCCCGCTTCGCGCAACTGCGTCCCCCAATATTGGGCGCGCTCCTGGAACGTGCGCTCGTTAGCAAGCGCCCGAGCTTTGCCACGACCTCCCCGGCGGTGAAGGACCACACTGGGGAAACGCCGCGGCGCGACAACTCCGCCATGATGGGTCCGGTGGGCGCGTTCATCGAAAGCGGGTGGAAGCTGCGGTAAGGGGATCTGGCGCAAAGGTGGTTGGGGGCTTGCCCCCTAAGCGTTAACTTGTTTCTCAATTCCAGCCTGCAGAGGTGCTTTTCCCTCGAAAATCACATCCAAACGTTTGTTGTGGAACCGTATTTAGTGTAGATTTCCGTATAAACAGTGTTTTCTGACCGAGCAAGTTAACGCTTATGGGGGCTTGCCCCCACAAGACGACTTTGGGGCCCATCCCCAGGGAAAAGGTTCCACCGGCAGGGCGAGTTCGGCATCCGCGGGTCAAGTGTTCCGCTTCCCGAGTCGGCGGTCGGCCGATCCACGCCGGTTGTGAAAAGCCGGCCAGACGCAACCGGCGTTGTGTAAAGCCAACGGCCGCATTCCGCAACACAAACGCACGCCGCGGTACAACGCAGGGCGCACCA
The Verrucomicrobiota bacterium DNA segment above includes these coding regions:
- a CDS encoding caspase family protein, whose amino-acid sequence is MPDYRILCIHGIGHTEQTQDWNQPWIDVLKDAFTNRLHTKDRLEFSALPYDAIFEKYPSNLLEDAEAVAELIGSAAYHAAADPLQPRAFEPLDNLKYVGRWYAGMVAQWVVSDALRKDLRAALSAAIQAFNPDIILAHSLGTLLSYDLFTHDDVGRKLAEGRIYITLGSQIANPFVRARMWGGRVAMVPAKRWYHLFNKLDPAFTAQITEPGQITFLQVETDSPAGHNPTTTNGNPGYLDHPNTLTKVWEPLSRGLDEAFVSRGLAIVEQAAKPPKRRALLVGINDYPDPAHKLNGCVNDVYSVSALLQQNGFLPEDITVLIDRRATKDAIIDRLTWLLSHADDQAERVFYYSGHGLQIPGRGPNGLIDHVEDGIVPVDFDWQKLNAITDRDLFDLYTQLPPTARFLAIFDTCFSGGLIQGQRGSVRNVPAPEEIRHGLQQGNRKGRHWEPRRLKPLLPDFDEQEQQTYTGLNGYTYKLGRAVPLRRVAKARYKELTQLRQHVGPYLPVDIEACKDDQQSYEYADGGVTHGAFTFALASAFEKPSVLSFHELERRIAKRLKQLGINQQPQIAGPKHILDHPIANWDQGGGQDGAGATGPSEETGGPLAGSSASDARSQGG